From a single Alkalihalophilus pseudofirmus genomic region:
- a CDS encoding lipoate--protein ligase family protein: MNETWRFIDSGNCSPAYNMALDEALLDWHSKGKIPPTIRFYGWNPATLSIGYFQKVEKEVNMQAVKDYGLGFVRRPTGGRGVLHDQELTYSVIVSEDHPEMPATVTEAYRVISEGILEGFKKVGLDAYFAVPRTDEEKNALKNPRSAVCFDAPSWYELVVEGRKVAGSAQTRQKGVILQHGSIILDIDEDKLFDLFNYPSERVRERMQKNFKNKAVAINALRKTPLTMEEAKEAFHYGFEKGLGITLEPYSLTMDEEAEVWKIARERYEQDSWNYRK, translated from the coding sequence ATGAATGAAACATGGCGTTTTATTGATTCGGGTAATTGTTCACCTGCTTATAATATGGCTTTAGATGAAGCGTTGCTAGACTGGCATAGTAAAGGGAAGATACCACCGACCATCAGATTTTACGGGTGGAACCCTGCAACTCTCTCCATTGGTTACTTTCAAAAAGTAGAAAAAGAAGTTAATATGCAGGCAGTTAAGGATTATGGGTTAGGATTTGTCAGAAGGCCTACCGGAGGACGTGGAGTTCTGCATGATCAAGAACTTACATATAGTGTGATTGTTTCAGAAGACCATCCTGAAATGCCAGCGACTGTTACTGAGGCGTATCGTGTGATCTCAGAAGGTATTCTAGAAGGGTTTAAAAAAGTAGGACTTGATGCTTATTTTGCGGTACCTCGTACAGATGAAGAAAAAAATGCGTTGAAAAACCCTCGCTCAGCTGTTTGTTTTGATGCGCCTTCTTGGTATGAACTGGTTGTAGAAGGCAGAAAAGTGGCAGGGAGTGCTCAAACGAGGCAAAAAGGAGTTATTTTGCAGCACGGCTCAATTATCTTAGATATTGATGAGGATAAGCTATTTGACCTGTTTAATTATCCAAGTGAACGTGTACGTGAAAGAATGCAGAAAAACTTTAAAAATAAAGCAGTGGCAATAAATGCTCTTCGCAAAACCCCTCTTACAATGGAGGAGGCAAAAGAGGCCTTTCATTATGGTTTTGAAAAAGGGTTAGGCATTACTCTTGAACCTTATTCATTAACTATGGATGAGGAAGCAGAAGTATGGAAAATTGCTCGGGAAAGGTATGAACAAGATAGCTGGAACTACCGTAAATAA
- the gcvT gene encoding glycine cleavage system aminomethyltransferase GcvT translates to MTTLKRTPLFEEYQKAGAKTIDFGGWDLPVQFSSIKEEHEAVRTKAGLFDVSHMGEVEVKGENALAYLQKMMTNDVSKLVDNQAQYTAMCYPNGGTVDDLLIYRKSEDDYLLVINASNIDKDMDWLNQHKIAGVEVNNISDDIAQLAIQGPIAEEILQTLTDQDLSDIPFFRFQHDVDLSGIKALVSRTGYTGEDGFEIYLQAEQAAELWSRLLETGSSKGLVPCGLGARDTLRFEAKLPLYGQELTSEISPLEAGIGFAVKVGKEEHFIGKDALKKQKEEGLKRKLVGLEMVDKGIPRTGYEVLANDKQIGFVTTGTQSPTLKKNVGLAVIDSEYKEAGTEVYVQVRKKTLKAIVVKTPFYKRS, encoded by the coding sequence ATGACAACGTTAAAGCGCACCCCTTTATTTGAAGAATATCAAAAAGCAGGAGCTAAAACGATTGATTTCGGCGGATGGGATCTGCCTGTTCAATTTTCAAGCATTAAAGAAGAACATGAAGCAGTCAGAACAAAAGCAGGATTATTTGACGTATCTCATATGGGCGAAGTCGAGGTTAAAGGAGAAAATGCGTTAGCCTACTTACAAAAGATGATGACAAATGATGTTAGCAAACTGGTGGATAATCAAGCACAATACACCGCTATGTGCTATCCGAATGGGGGGACTGTTGATGATCTCCTTATCTATAGAAAATCGGAAGACGATTACTTGCTCGTCATTAATGCTTCTAATATTGATAAGGATATGGATTGGCTCAATCAACATAAAATCGCTGGTGTTGAAGTGAATAATATTTCAGACGATATTGCTCAATTAGCGATACAGGGACCAATTGCAGAAGAGATCTTGCAGACACTTACAGATCAAGACTTAAGTGACATACCCTTTTTTCGCTTTCAACATGATGTCGATCTATCTGGTATAAAGGCGTTAGTGTCTAGAACTGGCTATACGGGCGAGGATGGGTTTGAAATTTATTTGCAGGCGGAGCAGGCAGCTGAATTATGGAGCAGGCTGCTTGAGACAGGAAGCAGTAAAGGGTTAGTGCCATGCGGGTTAGGAGCGCGTGATACGTTGAGATTTGAAGCGAAGCTGCCTCTTTATGGCCAAGAATTAACAAGTGAGATCTCCCCTCTTGAAGCTGGTATAGGATTTGCAGTTAAGGTAGGCAAGGAAGAACACTTTATTGGCAAGGACGCATTGAAAAAGCAAAAAGAAGAAGGGCTTAAAAGAAAACTCGTTGGTCTTGAAATGGTTGATAAGGGAATCCCGCGGACAGGGTATGAAGTATTAGCAAATGATAAACAGATTGGCTTTGTCACAACAGGAACACAGTCCCCTACACTTAAAAAAAATGTAGGACTAGCTGTTATAGACAGTGAGTATAAGGAAGCAGGGACAGAAGTGTACGTTCAAGTGCGTAAAAAAACGCTAAAGGCAATTGTTGTAAAAACACCATTTTATAAACGTTCATAA
- a CDS encoding vitamin B12-dependent ribonucleotide reductase, giving the protein MAMTMANVMRVNVEKLNKDIAQFSQVHPITEDMHITKKGVSRLVMLDRYTFKDTEKKTLAVGDFVVLTVKADPKFPARGFGFVVELNREDNKAKVLVDEEFRGVLEGEEAESGLVTRSLDTIEKPLELFYEQIAKRNATGLASVEEDAARRQESFEQFYSELVNMNFIPAGRVLYGAGAKTDVTYFNCYVMPFVKDSREGISEHRKQVMEIMSRGGGVGTNGSTLRPRNTLARGVNGKSSGSVSWLDDIAKLTHLVEQGGSRRGAQMIMLADWHPDILEFIISKMQNPRILRFLLEQTNDEQIRRLVKEKLSFTPLSPVEEAMYQGIVNFRNVEGQGGFDTKVIQEAEDKLMTGGTYKVNNPEFLTGANISITLTKEFMEAVENDEEYALRFPDVENYTAEEMESYNETWHEIGDVREWREMGYGVRTYRLIRAKELWNLINICATYSAEPGIFFIDNANDMTNAKAYGQKVVATNPCGEQPLAPYSVCNLAAINLAEMADKETKTVNFDKLKRTVEVGVRMQDNVIDATPYFLEDNTKQAKGERRVGLGVMGLHDLLIYAETVYGSEKGNQLVDQVFETIATTAYRTSIELAKEKGSFPYLIGQNEEETKALREAFINTGYMKKMPEDIREGVLAYGIRNSHLLTVAPTGSTGTMVGVSTGLEPYFSFSYFRSGRLGKFIEVKAGIVEEYLNSHPEASADELPEWFISTMELSPEAHADVQCIIQRWVDSSLSKTVNAPKGYTVEQVQAVYERLYRGGAKGGTVYVDGSRDAQVLSLKAEENNFEQKELFEQTTEEAEGEKKKVVLVNTITEVRSTNVTFGSEVGNTCPVCREGTVEDIGGCNTCTSCGAQLKCGL; this is encoded by the coding sequence ATGGCGATGACGATGGCGAACGTGATGCGTGTCAATGTGGAGAAATTAAATAAAGACATTGCACAATTTTCACAAGTTCATCCAATAACGGAAGACATGCACATAACGAAAAAGGGTGTGTCTAGACTTGTTATGCTTGACCGTTATACGTTTAAGGATACGGAGAAGAAAACATTAGCTGTAGGAGATTTTGTTGTATTAACTGTTAAAGCAGACCCTAAGTTCCCAGCAAGAGGATTTGGTTTTGTGGTTGAATTAAACCGCGAAGATAACAAAGCGAAAGTTCTTGTAGATGAAGAGTTCCGCGGGGTATTAGAAGGGGAAGAGGCAGAAAGCGGCCTCGTAACACGTTCACTAGATACAATTGAAAAGCCGTTAGAGTTGTTCTATGAGCAAATTGCTAAGCGTAATGCAACCGGTTTGGCATCAGTCGAAGAAGATGCAGCGCGTCGCCAAGAGTCTTTTGAACAGTTTTACAGCGAGTTAGTCAATATGAACTTCATTCCTGCAGGGCGAGTTCTTTACGGAGCAGGTGCTAAAACAGACGTTACATATTTCAATTGTTATGTAATGCCTTTTGTTAAAGATTCACGTGAAGGGATTTCTGAGCATCGTAAACAAGTGATGGAGATCATGAGCCGAGGCGGCGGAGTCGGAACAAATGGATCAACTCTAAGACCGCGCAATACGCTTGCAAGGGGCGTGAATGGGAAATCTTCTGGTTCAGTTTCATGGCTTGATGATATCGCCAAGCTTACTCATTTAGTTGAGCAGGGAGGGTCAAGACGCGGAGCGCAGATGATTATGTTGGCTGATTGGCATCCTGATATTTTAGAATTCATCATATCTAAAATGCAGAATCCGCGTATTTTGCGTTTCTTATTAGAACAGACAAATGATGAACAAATTCGTCGCCTAGTAAAAGAAAAACTAAGTTTCACCCCGCTTTCTCCAGTTGAAGAAGCAATGTATCAAGGGATCGTGAACTTCAGGAATGTTGAAGGGCAGGGAGGCTTTGATACAAAAGTCATTCAAGAAGCGGAAGATAAATTAATGACAGGCGGAACATACAAGGTCAACAACCCAGAGTTTTTAACAGGCGCTAATATCTCCATTACGTTAACGAAAGAGTTTATGGAGGCTGTTGAAAACGATGAGGAGTACGCACTTCGCTTCCCTGATGTAGAAAATTATACGGCGGAGGAAATGGAGTCTTACAATGAAACATGGCATGAAATCGGAGATGTGCGTGAATGGCGCGAGATGGGATACGGTGTTCGAACCTATCGCCTAATTCGAGCTAAAGAACTATGGAACCTGATTAATATTTGCGCCACGTATAGTGCAGAACCAGGTATTTTCTTCATCGACAATGCTAATGACATGACGAACGCTAAGGCATACGGACAAAAAGTAGTCGCGACTAACCCTTGTGGAGAGCAGCCGCTTGCTCCGTATTCTGTTTGTAATCTCGCTGCAATAAACTTAGCAGAGATGGCTGATAAGGAAACAAAAACAGTTAACTTTGATAAATTAAAACGGACGGTTGAAGTCGGCGTACGTATGCAAGATAATGTCATTGATGCTACACCGTATTTCTTAGAGGATAATACGAAGCAAGCAAAAGGAGAGCGTCGTGTCGGACTTGGAGTAATGGGTTTACATGATCTGCTTATCTACGCTGAGACGGTCTATGGATCAGAGAAAGGCAATCAATTAGTTGATCAAGTATTCGAAACGATTGCAACGACGGCTTATCGCACAAGCATTGAGTTAGCAAAAGAGAAAGGCAGTTTCCCATACTTAATTGGTCAAAATGAAGAAGAGACGAAAGCATTACGAGAAGCATTCATTAATACAGGCTACATGAAAAAAATGCCTGAGGATATCCGTGAAGGCGTGCTGGCGTATGGAATTCGCAATTCTCATTTACTAACGGTTGCCCCAACAGGCAGCACAGGAACGATGGTGGGGGTATCTACAGGTCTTGAGCCATACTTCTCATTCTCTTATTTCCGAAGCGGACGCCTTGGTAAATTTATCGAAGTGAAAGCAGGAATTGTGGAAGAGTACTTAAACAGCCACCCAGAGGCTTCTGCGGACGAATTACCAGAGTGGTTCATTTCTACAATGGAATTATCACCAGAAGCTCATGCAGATGTTCAGTGTATTATCCAGCGTTGGGTTGATAGTTCATTATCTAAAACCGTTAATGCTCCTAAAGGCTACACAGTTGAGCAGGTTCAAGCGGTTTATGAGCGCCTATATCGCGGCGGTGCTAAAGGCGGAACCGTTTATGTCGATGGCAGCCGGGATGCTCAAGTGCTTTCACTCAAAGCCGAAGAAAATAATTTCGAACAAAAAGAACTTTTCGAACAAACAACTGAGGAAGCTGAGGGTGAAAAGAAAAAGGTCGTTCTCGTTAATACAATTACAGAAGTTCGATCAACAAATGTGACGTTTGGTTCAGAAGTAGGGAATACGTGTCCCGTTTGCCGAGAGGGTACAGTTGAAGATATTGGCGGCTGTAATACATGTACAAGCTGCGGTGCACAGTTGAAATGTGGATTATAA
- a CDS encoding rhodanese-like domain-containing protein: MMIYLWLILLALVVYAVFKRFYTPKYLTTLTQEDFIKGYRKAQLIDVREPREYEGGHILGSRNIPMSQLRQRANEVRTDQPVYLYCQSGARSRQAAQFLKKKRGVEDLYHLQGGFKKWTGKIKKK, from the coding sequence ATGATGATTTACTTATGGCTGATTCTTTTAGCACTAGTGGTGTATGCAGTATTTAAACGTTTCTATACGCCTAAATACTTAACTACATTAACACAGGAAGATTTCATTAAAGGGTATCGAAAGGCGCAATTAATCGATGTACGTGAACCACGTGAATATGAGGGCGGGCATATTCTAGGCTCAAGAAACATTCCTATGTCCCAGTTACGTCAGCGCGCCAATGAAGTCCGTACCGACCAGCCTGTATATCTTTATTGCCAATCAGGAGCTAGAAGCAGACAAGCTGCTCAATTCCTTAAAAAGAAACGCGGTGTGGAAGATCTCTATCACCTTCAAGGCGGCTTCAAAAAATGGACAGGCAAAATCAAGAAAAAATAA
- the splB gene encoding spore photoproduct lyase, which translates to MKPFSPQLVYFEPGALEYPLGKALKEKFEKMDVEIRETTSHNQVRNIPGDNDLQKYRNAKSTLVVGVRKTLKFDTSKPSAEYAIPLATGCMGHCHYCYLQTTLGDKPYIRTYVNLDEIFESADKYIKERGDEITRFEAACTSDIVGIDHLTHSLKKTIEHIGKTENGRLRFVTKYNHVDHLLDAKHNGNTRFRFSVNSDHVIKSFEPGTSSFLERIEAAGKVAKADYPLGFIVAPLILHEDWEAGYLDLFERLEATLPHYAKKDLTFEMIQHRFTKTAKRVIQKRYPKSKLEMNEEERKYKWGKYGRGKYVYKDDEATTLRETIQSYIERFFPEAKIEYFT; encoded by the coding sequence ATGAAACCATTCTCACCACAGCTCGTCTATTTTGAGCCGGGAGCTCTTGAATATCCCCTCGGCAAAGCATTAAAAGAAAAGTTTGAGAAAATGGATGTTGAAATTAGAGAAACGACTTCACATAACCAAGTACGCAACATTCCAGGAGACAATGACCTGCAAAAATATCGAAATGCTAAATCAACATTGGTTGTAGGTGTTAGAAAAACGCTGAAGTTTGATACTTCAAAACCTTCTGCAGAATATGCTATTCCTCTTGCCACAGGGTGTATGGGGCATTGTCATTACTGTTACCTGCAAACCACTCTTGGTGATAAGCCATACATTAGAACGTATGTTAATTTAGATGAGATTTTTGAAAGTGCGGATAAGTATATAAAAGAAAGAGGAGATGAAATTACCCGTTTTGAGGCGGCCTGTACATCAGATATTGTTGGAATTGATCATCTCACTCATTCACTTAAGAAAACGATTGAACATATTGGCAAGACAGAAAATGGCCGCCTTCGATTTGTAACGAAGTACAATCATGTCGATCATTTACTTGATGCAAAACATAATGGAAATACGAGGTTTCGTTTTAGTGTCAATTCAGACCATGTCATAAAGAGCTTTGAACCAGGAACTTCCTCCTTTCTTGAGCGTATTGAGGCAGCAGGCAAGGTGGCTAAGGCTGATTATCCGTTAGGTTTTATTGTAGCCCCTTTAATTTTGCATGAGGATTGGGAGGCGGGATACCTTGATTTATTTGAACGTCTTGAAGCGACCTTGCCGCACTATGCTAAAAAGGATCTAACGTTTGAAATGATTCAGCACCGTTTTACGAAGACAGCCAAAAGAGTTATTCAAAAACGTTACCCTAAATCGAAATTAGAAATGAATGAAGAAGAACGAAAATATAAGTGGGGTAAATACGGAAGAGGTAAATACGTATATAAGGATGATGAAGCTACTACCTTGAGAGAGACGATTCAATCCTATATCGAACGCTTCTTCCCGGAAGCAAAAATCGAGTATTTTACGTGA
- the gcvPB gene encoding aminomethyl-transferring glycine dehydrogenase subunit GcvPB: MNSQDQPLIFELSKEGRVGHSLPDLDIPCESLEALLPEEFIREQAAELPEVSELQIMRHYTALSTRNHGVDSGFYPLGSCTMKYNPKINENVARYEGLAYVHPYQAEDQVQGSLELLYDLQTSLAEITGMDEVTLQPAAGAHGEWTGLMMIRAFHEANGDTERTKVIVPDSAHGTNPASATVAGFESITVRTNGEGLVDLDHLREVVGPDTAALMLTNPNTLGLFETYIEEMAAIIHDAGGKLYYDGANSNAILGIARPGDMGFDVVHLNLHKTFTGPHGGGGPGSGPVGVKKELIPFLPKPVLVKEQDTYRFEYDRPKSIGRVKPYYGNYGINVRAYTYIRTMGPEGLRKVSEYAVLNANYMMRRLEPHFDLPYTQHCKHEFVISGRRQKKLGVRTLDMAKRLLDFGYHPPTIYFPLNVEECMMFEPTETESKETLDEFVDAMIQIAREAEESPEVVQEAPHHTVISRLDETTAARKPILRYQKA, encoded by the coding sequence ATGAACAGTCAAGACCAGCCGCTCATTTTTGAATTAAGTAAAGAAGGCAGAGTCGGGCATAGCTTGCCTGACCTTGATATTCCTTGTGAGTCACTGGAGGCGTTATTGCCTGAGGAATTTATTCGAGAGCAGGCAGCTGAACTGCCAGAGGTGTCAGAGCTTCAGATTATGCGTCATTATACTGCCCTGTCTACTCGTAATCATGGTGTAGATTCAGGTTTTTACCCATTAGGGTCATGTACGATGAAGTACAATCCTAAAATTAATGAAAATGTCGCTCGTTATGAGGGGCTAGCTTATGTTCACCCATATCAGGCGGAAGATCAGGTTCAAGGGTCCCTTGAATTACTATATGACCTGCAAACTTCTCTTGCTGAGATTACAGGGATGGATGAAGTGACGCTTCAGCCAGCTGCTGGGGCTCATGGGGAATGGACTGGATTAATGATGATCCGTGCCTTTCATGAAGCGAATGGCGACACCGAGCGTACAAAAGTTATTGTGCCCGACTCAGCGCATGGGACAAACCCGGCTTCAGCGACTGTAGCAGGTTTTGAGTCGATTACGGTTCGAACCAATGGAGAGGGACTCGTAGATCTTGATCACTTAAGAGAAGTGGTAGGACCTGATACGGCGGCATTAATGCTGACAAACCCTAACACATTAGGTCTTTTTGAAACCTATATCGAAGAAATGGCTGCCATTATTCATGACGCCGGCGGTAAACTTTATTACGACGGAGCCAATTCAAATGCGATTCTAGGAATAGCAAGGCCGGGTGATATGGGCTTTGATGTGGTCCATTTAAACCTGCATAAGACGTTTACTGGTCCTCACGGAGGCGGCGGCCCTGGATCTGGTCCTGTCGGAGTGAAAAAAGAATTGATTCCATTTCTACCTAAACCTGTTTTAGTGAAAGAACAGGATACGTACCGCTTTGAATATGATCGTCCGAAGTCGATTGGACGAGTGAAGCCGTATTATGGAAATTACGGGATCAATGTACGGGCGTATACGTATATCCGTACAATGGGACCAGAAGGGTTGAGAAAGGTCTCTGAATATGCCGTGTTAAATGCTAATTACATGATGCGCAGACTAGAGCCGCATTTCGATCTGCCGTATACACAGCATTGTAAACATGAATTTGTTATATCAGGACGCAGACAAAAGAAGCTCGGTGTAAGAACGCTCGATATGGCCAAACGCCTTCTAGACTTTGGCTATCATCCTCCGACCATCTACTTCCCGCTCAATGTAGAGGAGTGCATGATGTTTGAGCCGACTGAAACAGAGTCAAAAGAAACGCTTGATGAATTTGTGGATGCGATGATTCAAATAGCAAGAGAAGCAGAAGAAAGTCCAGAAGTAGTCCAAGAAGCTCCTCATCATACGGTTATCAGCCGCTTAGATGAGACGACTGCTGCGAGAAAGCCAATCCTTAGGTATCAAAAAGCATAA
- the dat gene encoding D-amino-acid transaminase — MKYVLIDQDIVPKEKAGIDFDDRGYHFGDGIYEVIRIYNGKPFTINQHLDRLYESAKKLDIPLSTTRETFTELINELIIKNTIETGIVYIQLTRGLQPRNHLYQREISPVLTGFAENLERKEELLTNGVDLWLTKDIRWLRCDIKTINLLGNIMAKREAADHNCHEAIMHRDGTVTEGSSSNLFLIKDSTLYTHPATNLILNGITRQVVIKLAKEAGLHVVEEAFPVDVLAIADEAFITSTTMEVTPVRSITGDVSATLEIGPITRQLQEAFKQLLP, encoded by the coding sequence ATGAAATATGTTCTCATTGACCAAGATATTGTACCTAAAGAAAAAGCCGGCATAGACTTTGATGATCGCGGCTATCATTTTGGTGACGGAATTTATGAAGTTATTCGTATATATAACGGCAAACCATTTACGATAAATCAACATCTAGATCGTCTTTATGAGAGCGCAAAAAAACTTGATATCCCTCTCTCAACAACGAGAGAGACGTTTACTGAGCTTATAAATGAATTGATTATAAAAAATACCATTGAAACAGGAATTGTCTATATTCAATTAACACGCGGCTTACAGCCAAGGAACCATTTATACCAACGTGAAATCTCACCCGTTCTAACTGGTTTTGCTGAAAACCTAGAGCGTAAAGAAGAGCTATTAACTAACGGAGTCGACTTATGGCTCACAAAAGATATCCGTTGGCTGCGCTGTGACATTAAAACGATAAACTTACTTGGTAACATAATGGCAAAGCGAGAAGCAGCTGATCACAATTGCCATGAAGCCATCATGCACAGAGATGGTACAGTGACTGAGGGCTCGTCATCAAACCTGTTCCTAATAAAAGATTCCACCCTCTATACTCATCCTGCCACAAACTTAATTTTAAACGGCATCACTAGACAAGTTGTAATCAAGCTTGCTAAAGAAGCTGGGCTGCATGTAGTAGAAGAAGCCTTCCCAGTCGATGTACTAGCGATTGCAGATGAAGCTTTTATAACTAGCACAACGATGGAAGTAACCCCTGTTCGGTCGATTACAGGTGATGTCTCAGCAACGCTTGAGATTGGTCCTATCACAAGACAGCTGCAAGAAGCCTTCAAGCAGCTGCTGCCATAA
- the mntR gene encoding transcriptional regulator MntR encodes MPTPSMEDYLERIYILIEDKGYARVSDIAEALEVHPSSVTKMVQKLDKSEYLIYERYRGLVLTAKGKKVGKRLVYRHELLEDFMRLIGVEEQHIYQDVEGIEHHLSWDAIDRIGDLVQFFQEDKKRIEELKQVQKKNEED; translated from the coding sequence ATGCCGACACCTAGTATGGAAGATTATTTAGAACGAATTTATATCTTAATTGAAGACAAAGGGTACGCTCGCGTTTCAGATATTGCTGAGGCACTTGAGGTACACCCTTCTTCTGTGACTAAAATGGTTCAAAAACTTGATAAAAGCGAGTATCTTATTTATGAAAGGTACAGAGGATTGGTTTTAACTGCTAAAGGAAAAAAAGTAGGAAAGCGGCTTGTCTATCGCCACGAACTGCTCGAAGACTTCATGAGGTTAATCGGTGTGGAAGAACAACATATTTATCAAGATGTTGAAGGAATTGAACATCATCTCAGCTGGGATGCGATTGATCGTATTGGGGATTTAGTGCAATTCTTCCAAGAAGATAAAAAACGGATTGAAGAATTAAAACAAGTCCAAAAAAAGAATGAAGAAGACTAG
- the gcvPA gene encoding aminomethyl-transferring glycine dehydrogenase subunit GcvPA: MTNRYLPMTEQDQKDMLHTIGVDSIEELFSDIPEAIRFKGELTIPKALKEPQLVKYFQGLAAKNVSLKQKTSFLGAGVYEHYIPSIVDHVISRSEFYTAYTPYQPEISQGELQAIFEFQTMISELTGMDLANSSMYDGPTALAEAAMMSAGQTKKKTILVSKAVHPEAREVLKTNAYGQRLNVVEVDVADGVTDLDALKKAYSEDTACVIVQYPNFFGNLESLDKIEEITHSDKAMFVVSSNPMALGLLKSPGEYGADIVVGDAQPFGIAPQYGGPHCGYFATTKKLMRKVPGRLVGQTTDENGQRGFVLTLQAREQHIRREKATSNICSNQALNALAASVAMTALGKAGMKEAAYQNLQKAAYAKKQLKENGVEVLEGAPSYNEFIIKLGKPIEEINQGLLDKGFIGGYDLGFYYREYQDHMLVCVTEVRTKEEIDQFAKELGALV, translated from the coding sequence ATGACGAATCGCTATTTACCTATGACCGAACAAGATCAAAAAGATATGCTTCATACTATTGGGGTCGACAGCATTGAAGAATTATTTTCAGATATTCCAGAAGCGATACGATTTAAAGGGGAATTAACGATCCCTAAAGCATTAAAAGAGCCTCAACTTGTGAAATATTTTCAAGGTTTGGCAGCAAAGAATGTTTCCCTTAAACAAAAAACGTCTTTCTTAGGTGCTGGAGTATATGAGCATTATATTCCTTCAATCGTTGATCATGTAATATCCCGCTCTGAATTTTACACTGCGTATACTCCTTATCAACCGGAAATTTCCCAAGGAGAACTGCAGGCTATTTTTGAATTTCAGACGATGATTAGTGAACTAACAGGAATGGACCTCGCTAACTCATCTATGTATGATGGCCCAACTGCACTAGCGGAAGCGGCAATGATGAGTGCTGGTCAAACAAAAAAGAAAACAATACTCGTTTCAAAAGCCGTCCATCCAGAAGCAAGAGAAGTACTGAAGACAAATGCTTACGGGCAGCGATTAAATGTAGTTGAGGTTGATGTGGCTGATGGTGTGACTGATCTTGATGCACTGAAAAAAGCATACAGTGAAGATACTGCGTGTGTGATTGTACAGTACCCAAATTTCTTCGGAAACTTAGAATCACTTGATAAGATTGAGGAAATTACACACTCTGATAAAGCAATGTTTGTCGTATCAAGCAACCCAATGGCGCTAGGTCTCCTAAAATCACCAGGTGAATACGGGGCAGATATTGTTGTTGGGGACGCTCAGCCATTTGGTATTGCACCCCAATACGGGGGACCTCATTGCGGATACTTTGCTACGACGAAAAAGTTAATGAGAAAAGTGCCTGGCCGTCTTGTCGGACAGACAACTGATGAAAATGGACAGCGTGGATTTGTCTTGACATTGCAGGCACGTGAGCAGCATATCCGCCGGGAAAAGGCGACGTCTAATATTTGTTCCAATCAGGCACTTAATGCTCTGGCTGCTTCTGTTGCTATGACTGCGCTTGGAAAGGCTGGAATGAAAGAAGCAGCCTATCAGAATCTGCAGAAGGCTGCCTACGCGAAAAAGCAATTGAAAGAAAATGGTGTAGAGGTTCTCGAAGGAGCTCCGTCGTACAATGAATTTATCATTAAGCTCGGGAAGCCGATAGAAGAAATAAATCAGGGTTTATTAGATAAAGGCTTTATTGGGGGTTATGATTTAGGGTTCTATTATCGTGAATATCAAGATCACATGCTTGTATGTGTAACTGAAGTGCGTACGAAAGAAGAAATCGATCAATTTGCAAAAGAATTGGGGGCGTTAGTATGA